One genomic window of Leptospira paudalimensis includes the following:
- the fliW gene encoding flagellar assembly protein FliW, with protein MSVTIHTKPFGTIQVDSKQILKFPQGLLGFEEFDEYALIEESAESPFKWLQSTKESGLAFIVIQPELFMNHYKPAISDEELHDIGLTSWKEGIIFLIVTIPHDNPKGMTANLQGPIILNGKEGKGKQCISRDENHPIRKNIIESMEEMSSEKV; from the coding sequence ATGTCGGTAACGATTCATACAAAACCTTTCGGAACCATCCAAGTGGATTCAAAACAAATTCTTAAATTCCCTCAAGGGTTACTTGGATTTGAAGAATTTGATGAATATGCACTGATCGAAGAAAGTGCAGAAAGTCCATTCAAATGGTTACAATCCACAAAAGAGTCGGGTCTTGCATTCATTGTAATCCAACCCGAACTGTTTATGAATCATTACAAACCTGCAATCAGTGACGAAGAGTTACATGATATTGGATTAACTAGTTGGAAAGAAGGGATAATATTTCTCATTGTGACTATTCCTCATGACAATCCAAAAGGAATGACTGCCAATTTGCAAGGGCCAATCATCCTGAATGGAAAAGAAGGAAAAGGAAAACAATGTATTTCTAGAGATGAAAACCATCCAATTCGCAAAAATATCATAGAGTCAATGGAAGAAATGTCTTCCGAAAAGGTTTAG
- the csrA gene encoding carbon storage regulator CsrA: protein MLVLARRSNQSIMIGDDIEIVIVDIKGDQVKIGVKAPKNVSVHRAEVYKEIQEENKKAAGTNIKPEDLGKLGDLFKKKT, encoded by the coding sequence GTGTTAGTTTTAGCAAGGAGAAGTAACCAATCCATTATGATAGGTGATGACATTGAAATTGTCATCGTTGATATCAAAGGGGATCAAGTTAAGATTGGTGTCAAAGCTCCTAAAAATGTTTCTGTACATAGAGCAGAAGTGTACAAAGAAATCCAAGAAGAGAACAAAAAGGCTGCAGGTACAAACATCAAACCAGAAGACTTAGGTAAATTGGGAGACCTATTTAAGAAGAAAACTTAA
- a CDS encoding lysophospholipid acyltransferase family protein, with amino-acid sequence MKRKILVWLLPLIIVWLQRFIDLTSRFRIIKNEQYEEIFKNKKPYIYSIWHTNVLYSPYLHRNKNVAVLISESKDGDFINQVVHRFGNSSIRGSSSKGGSKALKAMIQHLKKGLPAAFTPDGPRGPALILQPGIIAAAQVTQVPIVPFHYECSRQWILEKAWDKHRVPKPFTTFVVSYGEPIYVPRELNEVEFENMRLKVEEAMLKNREKAIQEAERIRKGESK; translated from the coding sequence TTGAAACGAAAAATATTAGTTTGGCTTTTACCACTCATTATCGTTTGGCTACAACGATTCATCGACCTCACATCGCGATTTCGCATCATCAAAAACGAACAATACGAAGAAATATTTAAAAATAAAAAACCATACATCTATTCCATTTGGCATACGAACGTATTGTACTCTCCTTACCTTCATCGAAATAAAAACGTGGCTGTCTTGATTTCAGAATCGAAAGACGGAGATTTTATCAACCAAGTGGTTCACCGTTTTGGGAATTCAAGTATTCGAGGCAGTAGTTCTAAAGGTGGATCAAAAGCACTAAAAGCAATGATCCAACATTTGAAAAAAGGATTACCTGCTGCATTTACACCTGATGGACCAAGAGGACCTGCGCTAATTCTACAACCTGGAATCATTGCAGCTGCACAAGTCACACAAGTTCCTATCGTTCCTTTTCATTATGAATGTTCAAGGCAATGGATTTTGGAAAAGGCGTGGGACAAACATAGGGTTCCAAAACCGTTTACAACCTTTGTTGTTTCGTATGGGGAACCAATTTACGTTCCTCGTGAGTTAAACGAGGTGGAATTTGAAAATATGAGATTGAAAGTTGAAGAAGCTATGTTAAAAAATAGGGAGAAAGCGATTCAGGAAGCGGAACGAATTCGTAAAGGAGAATCCAAATGA
- a CDS encoding OsmC family protein, with translation MTAVFEDKVIVTTENTKYETKISKGKHHWIADEPADKEGTDLGPMPTELLASSLGACTSITIRMYADRKGYALDSVSVQVTIDKRSPEDHKFVREVTLKGNLKPEERERLYSVANACPVHKILTGKIEIETLLLS, from the coding sequence ATGACAGCAGTATTCGAAGACAAAGTGATTGTCACAACGGAAAACACAAAATACGAAACCAAAATCTCAAAAGGCAAACACCATTGGATAGCAGACGAACCAGCAGATAAAGAAGGCACAGATCTTGGTCCTATGCCGACAGAACTTCTTGCATCTTCCTTAGGAGCATGTACTTCGATTACAATACGAATGTATGCAGATAGAAAAGGGTATGCATTAGATTCCGTTTCTGTCCAAGTAACAATTGATAAACGGTCACCTGAGGATCACAAATTCGTTCGCGAAGTCACTCTCAAAGGAAATTTAAAACCAGAGGAAAGGGAACGGTTGTATTCAGTTGCCAATGCTTGCCCCGTTCACAAAATTCTCACTGGGAAAATCGAAATCGAAACTCTTTTACTCTCTTAA
- a CDS encoding metallophosphoesterase, with amino-acid sequence MKFALIGDIHGYWNQKDIEYFNESDYDFLFFTGDLRGNPKLGKVSFQGLTKRAYMIPGNWDGTSLTSVIGEIVHSKLLIQSGHLRQGRRLQKLSERVKPITILGYSSLVLSQELDLSLIVGRPHAMGGGLSFLPHLKKTYHVTDMETSIETYKRLIDGTKEKHLLFLSHNGPFGLGSAKNAMYGAEFKKEGGDWGDVDLTEAIQYAKSIGKKVPLVLSGHMHHSISKTKERETHEYTGGTFYVNGAKVPRIREGKHFHTKIEWTGGSATVIPMWV; translated from the coding sequence ATGAAATTTGCATTGATTGGAGACATCCACGGCTATTGGAACCAAAAAGACATTGAATACTTCAATGAGTCTGATTATGACTTTTTATTTTTTACCGGTGACCTAAGAGGGAATCCAAAACTAGGCAAGGTTTCGTTCCAAGGACTCACCAAACGCGCGTATATGATACCTGGGAATTGGGATGGAACAAGCCTTACTTCCGTGATCGGAGAAATTGTACACTCCAAACTTCTCATCCAATCAGGTCATTTAAGGCAAGGTAGAAGGTTACAAAAACTATCCGAACGTGTGAAACCGATCACAATCCTTGGTTATAGTTCACTTGTACTGTCTCAAGAATTGGATTTGTCTCTCATTGTGGGTCGACCACATGCAATGGGTGGAGGACTTAGTTTTTTGCCTCACTTAAAAAAAACCTATCACGTTACCGATATGGAAACTTCCATTGAGACATATAAACGACTGATTGATGGAACAAAGGAAAAACATTTACTCTTCCTTTCGCATAACGGGCCTTTTGGGCTCGGTTCAGCTAAAAATGCGATGTATGGAGCTGAATTTAAAAAGGAAGGTGGTGATTGGGGTGATGTCGATTTAACAGAAGCCATTCAATATGCCAAATCAATTGGGAAAAAAGTTCCCCTTGTCCTATCTGGCCATATGCACCATTCCATTAGCAAAACCAAAGAAAGGGAAACACATGAATATACTGGTGGGACTTTTTACGTGAATGGAGCCAAAGTCCCAAGGATCAGAGAAGGGAAACATTTTCACACAAAGATCGAATGGACAGGGGGATCTGCCACTGTCATCCCCATGTGGGTTTAA
- a CDS encoding alpha-glucosidase: MVFRFLSLCCIFLFLECASHVLTPTPIQEETFQVSKQIQWIQKPTELALKNTSFDKNFIKLSLDEPFLSVSEVETVSKYRMASFKFEESTKRTCSEQTVDSIKKEIGKITILGKLTGKNCSSDYQVNFVAKSDTEIEFKITVSDENLNRIQLVYASQPDEKFFGLGEQFTYDEFKGKKPFFFTEEQGIGRGDQPITTGANLLAGAGGNAYTTYAPIPHYISSENRSVFFENSGYAKFDFDHAKKTKVEFWDFQSEKSISGSIWLGTSAKSLIETYTKKTGRFPKLPEWAYGTWLGVQGGTEKVSAIVKQAKDAGNPVTALWIQDWCGRRVTNFGDQLKWRWYADETLYPDFKKFVKSMNDQNVQVLGYINSFLADTDPKKPGDDFTNPLLTEAKSKGYLVKNAKGEDYLIQTVGFPAYLIDLTNPLAVKWTKDLIKKNLIGMGLSGWMADFGEWLPYDAKLHSGVDAKVYHNRYPVDWARINREAIKEAGMEGKIVFFTRAGYSYSNAYSTLFWEGDQMVSFGTNDGLPSSIVGLTTSGISGYALNHSDIGGYTTISNPLKNYHRTKELLLRWAEVSAFTPVFRTHEGNRPLKNWQVYTYTKPDGTKSLGDEDTVQLFAKIARIHFALKPYIQSLVEEASKTGLPVVRHNAIVEPEDKILLNYKYQFFLGDDVLVAPVVESNEIVQDVYLPRGKWTHFWTGTTYEGNRKIQISAPIGKPPAFIRVGGKSETLIRSSLESIRNKN; encoded by the coding sequence ATGGTTTTTCGTTTTTTATCCCTTTGTTGTATCTTTTTATTCCTAGAATGTGCCTCTCATGTTCTCACGCCTACTCCCATTCAGGAAGAAACCTTCCAAGTTTCTAAACAAATCCAATGGATTCAAAAACCAACTGAGCTTGCTCTGAAAAACACATCCTTTGACAAAAACTTCATCAAGCTCTCGTTAGATGAACCTTTCCTGTCAGTATCCGAAGTAGAAACCGTTTCCAAATACCGGATGGCTTCTTTTAAATTTGAAGAATCGACGAAACGGACTTGTTCCGAACAAACGGTGGATTCCATCAAAAAAGAAATTGGGAAAATTACCATCCTTGGTAAATTAACAGGGAAAAATTGTTCTTCCGATTACCAAGTCAACTTTGTCGCAAAATCTGATACCGAAATTGAGTTCAAAATCACTGTCTCTGATGAAAACCTAAATCGAATCCAACTTGTGTATGCGTCTCAACCAGATGAAAAGTTTTTTGGACTCGGGGAACAATTCACCTATGATGAGTTCAAAGGGAAAAAACCCTTTTTTTTCACTGAAGAACAAGGAATTGGTCGTGGAGACCAACCCATCACCACAGGAGCCAATTTACTCGCAGGAGCTGGTGGAAACGCATACACAACTTATGCCCCGATCCCCCATTACATCAGTTCCGAAAATCGATCTGTCTTTTTTGAGAACAGTGGTTATGCGAAATTTGATTTTGATCACGCCAAAAAAACTAAAGTTGAATTTTGGGACTTTCAATCTGAAAAATCAATTTCTGGATCCATATGGCTTGGCACTTCTGCCAAATCACTCATCGAAACCTACACAAAAAAAACAGGACGTTTCCCCAAACTTCCAGAGTGGGCGTATGGAACTTGGTTAGGTGTCCAAGGGGGAACAGAAAAAGTTTCAGCTATCGTAAAACAAGCTAAAGACGCTGGTAACCCCGTCACAGCACTTTGGATCCAAGACTGGTGTGGAAGGCGTGTTACCAATTTTGGTGACCAACTCAAATGGCGCTGGTATGCAGATGAAACCCTCTATCCAGATTTCAAAAAATTTGTGAAATCAATGAATGATCAAAACGTGCAGGTATTAGGTTATATCAATTCTTTCTTAGCTGATACCGACCCCAAAAAACCTGGTGATGATTTTACAAACCCCCTTCTCACAGAAGCAAAATCCAAAGGGTATCTTGTTAAAAATGCGAAAGGCGAGGATTACCTCATCCAAACGGTTGGTTTTCCCGCTTACCTCATTGATCTTACCAATCCTTTAGCTGTGAAATGGACAAAGGACCTCATCAAAAAGAATTTAATTGGAATGGGTCTTTCTGGATGGATGGCCGACTTCGGGGAATGGTTACCCTATGATGCCAAACTTCACTCAGGTGTGGATGCAAAAGTGTACCACAACCGTTACCCAGTGGATTGGGCAAGGATCAATCGTGAAGCCATCAAAGAAGCAGGGATGGAAGGAAAAATTGTCTTTTTTACAAGAGCTGGGTATAGTTATTCTAATGCCTATTCCACTCTTTTTTGGGAAGGAGACCAAATGGTCAGTTTTGGAACCAATGATGGACTCCCTTCTTCTATCGTTGGACTCACAACATCAGGTATCAGCGGTTATGCGTTAAACCATAGTGATATTGGCGGATATACAACCATATCGAATCCATTAAAAAACTACCACCGCACAAAAGAATTATTACTCCGATGGGCAGAAGTTTCTGCTTTTACCCCTGTGTTTCGTACACACGAAGGCAACAGGCCTCTTAAAAACTGGCAAGTTTACACATATACAAAACCTGACGGAACAAAATCACTTGGGGATGAAGATACAGTCCAACTGTTTGCAAAAATTGCTAGGATCCACTTTGCCTTAAAGCCATACATCCAAAGTTTGGTGGAAGAAGCATCCAAAACAGGACTTCCTGTTGTGAGACACAATGCAATAGTGGAACCAGAAGACAAAATTCTTCTCAATTACAAATACCAGTTTTTCTTAGGAGATGATGTACTCGTCGCACCTGTTGTAGAATCAAATGAAATTGTACAAGATGTATACTTACCTCGAGGGAAATGGACACATTTTTGGACAGGCACGACGTATGAAGGAAATCGAAAAATACAAATCTCTGCACCGATTGGAAAACCACCTGCTTTTATCCGCGTGGGAGGTAAATCAGAAACATTAATTCGTTCTTCCTTAGAAAGTATACGGAATAAAAATTAA
- a CDS encoding sulfurtransferase — MNWNFLKTEIEPGDFLIDCRSQSAYEEETLEGAYYYPFIKKAFGSDPESQKKLYGPMAAVVQEFQKSKKTRIIVFDEGMGMFSTRMVYLLRGMGIKDAYVLGQKWPANGKKAKGELKIEPPVADKAKPIEGVVDKAFMERNLTKLQIFDARTMEEYEGRLPRLTAPEEGTLCGRLPGAFLWDWRNLYDGEANLIERSIFKKRLNGFPFMPERPTVIYDYNGARSCLLALMLREAGYIDVTTYQGSWFEWRKSNLPKQAVAVFGAKQGAQTAAPRVGGVDRKKV, encoded by the coding sequence TTGAACTGGAACTTTCTTAAAACCGAAATAGAACCTGGTGACTTCCTCATCGATTGTCGTTCCCAATCAGCATATGAAGAAGAAACATTAGAAGGTGCCTACTACTATCCATTTATCAAAAAAGCGTTCGGCTCCGACCCAGAATCCCAAAAAAAATTATATGGCCCGATGGCTGCTGTGGTCCAAGAGTTTCAAAAATCAAAAAAGACTCGAATCATTGTTTTTGATGAAGGAATGGGGATGTTTTCCACTCGTATGGTGTATTTACTCCGTGGAATGGGAATCAAAGATGCTTATGTTCTTGGTCAAAAATGGCCTGCTAATGGTAAAAAAGCAAAAGGAGAACTCAAAATCGAACCTCCTGTTGCGGATAAGGCAAAACCAATTGAAGGTGTTGTTGATAAAGCCTTCATGGAACGAAATCTTACGAAATTACAAATCTTTGATGCAAGGACTATGGAAGAATACGAAGGTCGTCTTCCACGTCTCACTGCTCCAGAAGAAGGAACACTCTGTGGCCGTTTGCCAGGAGCTTTCCTCTGGGATTGGAGGAATTTGTATGATGGAGAAGCCAATCTCATCGAACGTTCTATTTTCAAAAAACGCCTGAATGGTTTTCCTTTTATGCCCGAAAGGCCAACTGTGATTTATGATTACAATGGTGCCAGATCCTGTTTGTTAGCTCTTATGTTACGAGAAGCAGGATATATTGACGTTACTACTTACCAAGGTTCTTGGTTTGAATGGCGTAAATCCAACTTACCCAAACAAGCTGTTGCCGTTTTTGGTGCTAAACAAGGCGCACAAACAGCAGCACCTAGGGTAGGTGGTGTTGATCGAAAGAAAGTCTAA